Proteins encoded by one window of Streptomyces sp. NBC_01571:
- a CDS encoding TetR/AcrR family transcriptional regulator: MTTQNRTAHNRQSAPARPLTPKGRATRERIVAAAARLMYERGLTEATLEDVRAAAGVSGSQIYHYFADKQALLLAVIEFQTAAVLELQEPYFPRLDTMAGLRGWRDSLVDYQRRLQCRGGCPIGTLGSEVAENNPEARLAVASGFLRWESAIREGLTAMHARGELDADPDDLALATLAALQGGLLLTQIQREVRPLEVALDAMLDHIARVRTDSPGKP; encoded by the coding sequence ATGACGACTCAGAATCGGACGGCACACAACCGGCAGAGCGCCCCCGCGAGGCCCCTGACCCCCAAAGGCCGGGCGACCCGCGAACGGATCGTCGCCGCCGCCGCCCGGCTGATGTACGAGCGCGGCCTCACCGAGGCGACGCTGGAGGACGTACGAGCCGCGGCCGGCGTGAGCGGCTCGCAGATCTACCACTACTTCGCGGACAAACAGGCGCTGCTCCTGGCCGTCATCGAGTTCCAGACAGCGGCGGTTCTGGAACTGCAGGAGCCGTACTTCCCCCGCCTGGACACCATGGCCGGCCTACGCGGATGGCGTGACTCCCTGGTGGACTACCAGCGTCGTCTGCAGTGCCGTGGCGGATGCCCGATCGGCACGCTGGGCAGCGAGGTCGCCGAGAACAACCCGGAAGCCCGGCTGGCCGTCGCCTCGGGCTTCCTGCGCTGGGAGTCCGCGATCCGTGAAGGCCTGACCGCCATGCACGCACGCGGAGAACTCGACGCCGACCCCGACGACCTCGCCCTCGCCACCCTCGCGGCCCTGCAGGGAGGGCTTCTGCTGACGCAGATCCAGCGTGAGGTCCGGCCGCTGGAGGTAGCCCTCGACGCGATGCTCGACCACATCGCACGCGTCAGGACGGACTCGCCGGGCAAGCCCTGA
- a CDS encoding SDR family NAD(P)-dependent oxidoreductase — MELTGKVALITGSTGGIGSEAARLIAASGAHVVVSGRNPERGEATVRTITETGGSARFVPADLTDLDSLRRLAGEAGDVDILVNNAALFPGGPTTSQDVETFDAAMAANIRAPYFLTAALAPGMVARGSGSIINVSTMAARIGMAGLSVYSATKAALESLTRTWAAEFSPAGVRVNTVAPGPTRTDMVMDTMGEEGAQQIAKTTPLGRLATPREIAEVIHFLATDRAAYLTGATIAADAGRTAV; from the coding sequence ATGGAACTCACCGGCAAAGTCGCCTTGATCACCGGCTCCACCGGGGGTATCGGCAGCGAGGCCGCGCGCCTGATCGCGGCCTCGGGGGCCCACGTGGTCGTCTCCGGCCGCAATCCGGAGCGCGGCGAGGCTACCGTAAGGACGATCACCGAAACCGGAGGCAGCGCACGGTTCGTCCCGGCCGACCTCACGGACCTCGACTCGCTGCGGCGGCTCGCCGGGGAAGCCGGCGATGTCGACATCCTGGTCAACAACGCCGCGCTGTTTCCCGGTGGGCCGACCACGTCGCAGGACGTGGAGACCTTCGACGCCGCCATGGCCGCCAACATCCGGGCCCCCTACTTCCTGACCGCCGCGCTGGCACCGGGCATGGTGGCCCGGGGATCCGGCAGCATCATCAACGTGAGCACAATGGCCGCGCGCATCGGGATGGCCGGGCTGTCCGTCTACTCCGCGACCAAGGCCGCGCTGGAGTCCCTCACGCGCACCTGGGCGGCCGAGTTCAGCCCGGCCGGAGTCCGCGTCAACACGGTGGCCCCCGGCCCCACCCGCACCGACATGGTGATGGACACCATGGGAGAGGAAGGAGCTCAGCAGATCGCCAAGACGACCCCGCTCGGCCGCCTGGCGACCCCGCGGGAGATCGCCGAGGTCATCCACTTCCTCGCCACCGATCGCGCCGCCTACCTCACCGGCGCGACGATCGCGGCGGACGCCGGCCGCACGGCGGTCTAG
- a CDS encoding SpoIIE family protein phosphatase, translating into MDMENAGPCGYDPGPLPDPVTSATAVVDARGTVTGWSTGAQRLLGYPYQDVVGLPATRLLCQNDDTPWDGSTAFPGRSGTTTLRHRDGSRVDAELQAFASLDHEGRAQWLIVVTPSQGTPAHERPQAREGEATTEEAFTQCHLPVMIYDAELRALRASAGAARELGLSEQQIRGRRVTDLMPPHICTTVEEGMRRVFESGEPELFHVHGKPRRGAPGRFWAVTVSPLRNAAGEVRHVQLIALDVTELHRARERLALLNDVSTQVGSTLDVTRTAQEMADVAVGRLADFISIDLLDSLLRGVEPRPSSEGSVGLRRVAQQSVLTDVPESVIQPGDVDYYPESSPPVRCLLTGDSSLHRTLDEAVDGWRTADPERAAKVLAFGMHSIMVVALRARGITLGVAVLVRHRRRAPFDEDDLLLAEEIAARAAVAVDNARRFTRERITALALQESLLPQRLSAQEAVEVAHRYLPARSQAGLGGDWFDVIPLSGARVALVVGDVVGHGLRASATMGRLRTAVRTLADVDLPPEELLVHLDDLVTHLRAEEGSGTGWELEVVTDLIATCLYLVYDPVSRRCAVAAAGHPPPAVVTPDGSAEFLDLPVGPPLGVGGLPFEAVEWEVPRGSLLALYTDGLVEVREHDLGKGMALLLQRLRRPAPSLEATCDDLIRALLPAQPSDDVALLLARTKALDAGRVSTWDLPSDPAAVAGARGEVSRRLADWGLDELAFTTELVVSELVTNAIRYGRPPIRLRMIRDSVLICEVSDTSSTAPHMRRARTFDEGGRGLLLVAQFAERWGTRHLPGGKSIWAEIGIPNERG; encoded by the coding sequence ATGGACATGGAGAACGCCGGCCCCTGCGGATACGACCCCGGCCCGCTTCCGGATCCGGTCACCTCGGCCACTGCAGTCGTCGACGCGCGGGGCACCGTGACGGGGTGGAGCACTGGCGCGCAGCGATTGCTCGGGTACCCGTACCAGGACGTCGTGGGGCTTCCCGCGACGCGTCTGCTCTGCCAGAACGACGACACCCCATGGGACGGGTCCACGGCTTTCCCGGGGCGCAGCGGAACGACCACGCTGCGGCACCGGGACGGAAGTCGCGTCGACGCGGAGCTTCAGGCCTTCGCATCGCTCGACCACGAGGGCAGAGCACAGTGGCTCATCGTCGTCACACCGTCACAGGGGACGCCTGCTCATGAGCGGCCACAGGCGCGTGAGGGCGAGGCGACGACAGAGGAAGCCTTCACACAGTGCCACCTGCCCGTCATGATCTATGACGCAGAGTTGCGGGCGCTGCGCGCGAGCGCCGGCGCGGCCCGCGAGCTGGGCCTCTCGGAGCAGCAGATACGTGGTCGGCGTGTCACCGACCTGATGCCTCCCCATATCTGCACCACGGTCGAGGAGGGGATGCGCAGGGTTTTCGAGTCGGGGGAGCCGGAGCTGTTCCATGTGCACGGCAAACCGAGACGTGGGGCCCCGGGAAGATTCTGGGCCGTCACCGTGTCCCCCCTCAGAAACGCGGCAGGAGAAGTCCGCCACGTGCAGCTCATCGCCCTCGACGTCACCGAACTGCACCGCGCCCGGGAGCGGCTGGCCCTCCTGAACGACGTCAGCACACAGGTCGGCAGCACCCTCGACGTGACGCGCACGGCTCAGGAGATGGCCGACGTGGCGGTGGGCAGGCTCGCCGACTTCATCAGTATCGACCTGCTGGACTCGCTGTTGCGCGGTGTCGAGCCGAGGCCTTCGTCCGAGGGCTCCGTCGGCCTGCGCCGCGTCGCGCAGCAGTCCGTTCTTACCGACGTGCCCGAATCGGTGATCCAGCCGGGAGATGTGGACTACTACCCGGAATCCTCGCCTCCCGTCCGCTGCCTGCTCACGGGCGATTCCTCGCTGCACCGCACCCTGGACGAAGCGGTCGACGGGTGGCGGACAGCCGACCCCGAGCGCGCGGCCAAGGTTCTTGCCTTCGGAATGCACTCGATCATGGTGGTTGCGCTGCGCGCCCGCGGCATCACGCTCGGCGTTGCCGTGCTCGTCCGGCACCGGCGCCGGGCGCCCTTCGACGAGGACGACCTGCTCCTCGCGGAGGAGATCGCCGCGCGCGCCGCCGTGGCGGTGGACAACGCCCGGCGCTTCACCCGCGAGCGGATCACCGCTCTGGCCCTGCAGGAAAGTCTGCTCCCACAGCGGCTGTCCGCCCAGGAGGCCGTCGAGGTGGCTCATCGCTACCTGCCGGCCCGCTCCCAGGCGGGGCTGGGCGGCGACTGGTTCGACGTGATTCCCTTGTCGGGGGCCCGGGTCGCCCTCGTCGTCGGAGACGTGGTGGGTCATGGTCTACGGGCCTCCGCCACCATGGGGCGGCTGCGGACAGCGGTTCGGACTCTGGCCGACGTCGACCTGCCTCCCGAGGAACTCCTCGTCCACCTCGACGACTTGGTCACTCATCTCAGGGCCGAGGAGGGCAGTGGCACGGGCTGGGAGCTCGAGGTCGTCACCGATCTGATCGCCACCTGCCTCTACCTGGTGTACGACCCGGTCTCGCGTCGTTGCGCCGTCGCCGCGGCGGGGCACCCCCCGCCCGCCGTGGTGACGCCCGACGGTTCGGCGGAGTTCCTCGACCTTCCTGTCGGACCTCCGTTGGGAGTGGGTGGGCTGCCCTTCGAAGCGGTCGAATGGGAAGTGCCCCGAGGCAGCCTCCTCGCTCTGTACACGGACGGCCTCGTCGAAGTCCGCGAACACGACCTCGGCAAAGGCATGGCCCTGCTGCTCCAGCGCCTGCGGCGGCCCGCTCCCTCGTTGGAGGCCACCTGCGACGACTTGATCCGGGCGCTGCTTCCCGCGCAGCCGTCGGACGACGTCGCCCTCCTCCTTGCGCGTACCAAGGCTCTCGACGCGGGCCGGGTCTCCACCTGGGACCTGCCGTCCGACCCTGCCGCCGTGGCAGGCGCACGGGGCGAGGTCTCCAGGCGCCTGGCGGACTGGGGACTGGACGAGCTCGCCTTCACCACCGAGCTGGTGGTGAGCGAGCTGGTCACCAACGCGATCCGCTATGGCCGGCCACCCATCCGACTGCGCATGATCCGCGACTCGGTGCTCATCTGCGAGGTCTCCGACACCAGCAGTACCGCCCCGCACATGCGCCGCGCCCGCACCTTCGACGAAGGCGGACGCGGCCTGTTGCTCGTCGCCCAGTTCGCCGAACGTTGGGGTACACGCCACCTGCCCGGAGGGAAGTCGATCTGGGCAGAGATCGGTATCCCGAACGAGCGGGGGTGA
- the pflA gene encoding pyruvate formate-lyase-activating protein produces MAVSEPRAATAGRIHSWDLSTGVDGPGTRFVLFLSGCPLRCLYCANPDTWHMRDGRAATVDEVMAEIEKYRAFVTTAGGGVSITGGEPLLQPAFTGAVLRRCKELGLHTAIDTSGFLGERATDELLADTDLVLLDIKSFSSETYRSLTGGELTPTLDFAARLDRLGARVWIRYVLVPGWTDDRQSVEGLAHFVAGLGNVDRVDVLPFHKLGTSKYEALRIPFPLRDNPVPGPALTERVREQFREQGLTAY; encoded by the coding sequence ATTGCTGTGAGCGAGCCGAGGGCCGCGACAGCGGGCCGGATCCACTCCTGGGACTTGTCCACCGGCGTGGACGGTCCCGGGACCCGGTTCGTCCTCTTTCTCAGTGGCTGTCCGCTGCGCTGCCTGTACTGCGCCAACCCCGACACCTGGCACATGAGGGACGGACGGGCGGCCACGGTCGACGAGGTGATGGCGGAGATCGAGAAGTACCGGGCCTTCGTCACCACGGCCGGGGGAGGGGTGTCCATCACCGGCGGCGAGCCGCTGCTCCAGCCCGCCTTCACCGGCGCGGTCCTGCGTCGCTGCAAGGAACTGGGCCTGCACACGGCTATCGATACCTCCGGGTTCCTCGGTGAGCGAGCCACGGACGAACTCCTCGCGGACACCGACCTGGTGCTGCTGGACATCAAGTCCTTCAGCAGCGAAACGTACCGGTCGCTGACCGGCGGAGAACTCACCCCCACACTGGACTTCGCCGCTCGCCTGGACCGCCTGGGTGCTCGGGTGTGGATCCGATACGTTCTCGTCCCCGGCTGGACCGATGACCGGCAGTCAGTGGAGGGGCTCGCCCACTTCGTCGCCGGACTCGGCAACGTGGACCGAGTGGACGTGCTGCCTTTCCACAAGCTGGGAACCTCGAAGTACGAGGCTCTCCGGATTCCGTTCCCGCTGCGTGACAACCCGGTGCCCGGACCGGCGTTGACGGAGCGAGTCCGTGAACAGTTCAGGGAGCAAGGACTGACGGCCTACTGA
- the pflB gene encoding formate C-acetyltransferase — protein sequence MTATVTAGTRALEAWRGFSGTRWRERIDVRDFIQANYTPYEGDATFLVGPTDRTRAVWGTVSALFPDERRRGILDVDTATPSTITSHAPGYIDRERELIVGLQTDAPLKRAIMPNGGLRMVENSLKAYGYEPDPFVTRVFGTYRKTHNDGVFDAYTPVMRAARKAGIITGLPDAYGRGRIVGDYRRVALYGTARLTAAKRAERARLDAEPSTEHIIRDREELAEQIRALDELTRMAATYGCDVSRPATTAHEAVQWLYLGYLGAVKEQNGAAMSLGRTSTFLDVYLQRDLDENRVDETRAQELIDDFVIKLRIVRFLRTPEYDALFSGDPTWVTESLGGLGADGRPLVTRTTFRFLQTLYNLGPAPEPNLTVLWSPRLPAGFKEFCARVSIDTSALQYESDELMRPCTGDDTAIACCVSAMAVGKQMQFFGARVNLAKALLYAINGGRDEVSGEQIAPEAPALTGEYLEYEELSTAYDRMLEWLAGTYVNTLNVIHYMHDKYAYERIEMALHDHPVHRFMACGIAGLSVAADSLSAVKYARVRVIRDETGLAVDFETEGDWPAYGNNDERPDALAVGLVDSFMAKVRKHPAYRDAEHTQSVLTITSNVVYGKHTGNTPDGRRAGQPFAPGANPMNGRDRHGVAASALSVAKIPYEQARDGISLTTTITPEGLGHAPVERVGHLVGILDAYMSAGGFHMNVNVLDRAMLEDAMEHPEQYPELTIRVSGYAVNFVRLTPEQQLDVISRTFHGLL from the coding sequence ATGACAGCGACAGTGACGGCCGGGACGCGGGCACTCGAAGCATGGCGCGGCTTCTCCGGCACGCGATGGCGTGAGCGTATCGACGTCCGTGACTTCATCCAGGCCAACTACACGCCGTACGAAGGCGACGCGACCTTCCTGGTCGGCCCGACCGACCGCACCCGTGCCGTGTGGGGTACGGTCAGCGCCCTTTTCCCGGACGAGCGGCGCAGGGGAATCCTGGACGTCGACACCGCGACCCCTTCGACGATCACCTCGCACGCGCCCGGATACATCGACCGTGAGCGGGAGCTGATCGTCGGACTGCAGACCGACGCCCCCCTGAAGCGCGCGATCATGCCCAACGGCGGTCTGCGGATGGTCGAGAACAGCCTGAAGGCATACGGCTACGAGCCCGACCCCTTCGTCACCCGTGTCTTCGGCACCTACCGCAAGACCCACAACGACGGTGTGTTCGACGCCTACACCCCCGTGATGCGCGCTGCCCGCAAGGCCGGGATCATCACCGGACTGCCCGACGCCTACGGCCGCGGCCGGATCGTCGGCGACTACCGGCGTGTGGCGCTGTACGGCACGGCCCGGCTGACCGCTGCCAAACGCGCCGAACGAGCCCGGCTGGACGCCGAGCCGTCGACCGAGCACATCATCCGCGACCGCGAGGAACTCGCCGAGCAGATCAGGGCGTTGGACGAACTGACGCGGATGGCAGCCACGTACGGCTGCGACGTCTCCCGCCCGGCGACCACTGCCCACGAGGCGGTTCAGTGGCTCTACCTCGGTTACCTTGGCGCCGTGAAGGAGCAGAACGGCGCCGCCATGTCGCTGGGCCGCACCTCCACCTTCCTGGATGTCTACCTTCAGCGGGACCTGGACGAGAACAGGGTCGACGAGACCCGCGCCCAGGAGCTCATCGACGACTTCGTGATCAAACTGCGGATCGTAAGGTTCCTGCGCACCCCGGAGTACGACGCGCTGTTCTCCGGCGATCCGACCTGGGTGACGGAGTCCCTCGGCGGTCTCGGCGCGGACGGCCGCCCGCTGGTCACCCGCACCACCTTCCGTTTCCTGCAGACCCTCTACAACCTCGGTCCGGCGCCCGAGCCCAACCTGACCGTGCTCTGGTCGCCCCGGCTGCCGGCGGGATTCAAGGAGTTCTGCGCCAGGGTGTCGATCGACACCAGCGCCCTCCAGTACGAGTCCGATGAACTGATGCGACCGTGCACCGGCGACGACACCGCGATCGCGTGCTGTGTGTCGGCGATGGCGGTCGGCAAGCAGATGCAGTTCTTCGGGGCACGGGTCAACCTCGCCAAGGCCCTGCTGTACGCGATCAACGGTGGCCGGGACGAGGTGTCCGGCGAGCAAATTGCGCCTGAGGCACCCGCGTTGACCGGGGAGTATCTGGAGTACGAGGAGTTGTCGACCGCGTACGACCGCATGCTGGAGTGGCTGGCCGGGACGTACGTCAACACGCTGAACGTCATTCACTACATGCACGACAAGTACGCCTACGAACGCATCGAGATGGCATTGCACGACCACCCGGTGCACCGGTTCATGGCGTGTGGCATCGCGGGTCTCTCGGTCGCCGCCGACAGCCTGTCCGCCGTCAAGTACGCGCGGGTGAGGGTCATCCGGGACGAGACCGGGCTCGCGGTGGACTTCGAGACCGAGGGCGACTGGCCGGCGTACGGGAACAACGACGAGCGTCCGGACGCCCTCGCGGTCGGGCTGGTCGACTCCTTCATGGCGAAGGTGCGCAAGCACCCGGCCTACCGGGATGCCGAGCACACCCAGTCCGTGCTGACCATCACGTCCAACGTCGTCTACGGCAAGCACACCGGCAACACCCCCGACGGCCGTCGGGCCGGGCAGCCCTTCGCCCCCGGCGCCAACCCGATGAACGGACGTGACCGGCACGGCGTGGCCGCCTCAGCGCTGTCGGTCGCCAAAATTCCGTACGAGCAGGCCCGCGACGGCATCTCGCTGACGACGACGATCACCCCTGAGGGCCTGGGACACGCTCCTGTCGAACGGGTGGGCCACCTGGTCGGCATTCTTGACGCCTACATGTCCGCCGGTGGCTTCCACATGAACGTCAATGTCCTGGACCGGGCCATGCTGGAGGACGCGATGGAACACCCCGAGCAGTATCCGGAGTTGACCATCCGCGTCTCCGGCTACGCGGTCAACTTCGTCCGCCTGACCCCCGAGCAGCAGCTCGATGTGATCAGCCGTACCTTCCACGGATTGCTGTGA
- a CDS encoding carbamate kinase, protein MRIVIALGGNALLHRGERPDAAVQEANVDRVTTAIAALAHEHEIVITHGNGPQIGLLAVESAADPVLNTPYPLDLLGAQTQGMIGSLLARSLHDALPGRRIVALVTHTLVRTDDPAFEHPTKFVGQVYPYDIATSLARRRGWHVAADTTGWRRVVPSPAPERIIETQTVHELLGSGTLVICAGGGGVPVTADRDTGALTGVEAVVDKDLTAALLAEDLEADFLLVLTDVPCVYTGYRTPGQRPLLGATPAELRRGGFTDGSMGPKAEAAARFVERTRGLAAIGALDAAYEIVHGRSGTLVRPDLPVA, encoded by the coding sequence ATGCGCATCGTCATCGCCCTCGGCGGCAACGCCCTGCTGCACCGGGGCGAACGCCCCGACGCGGCCGTTCAGGAAGCCAACGTCGACCGGGTCACCACCGCCATCGCCGCCCTCGCCCACGAGCACGAGATCGTCATCACGCACGGCAACGGGCCACAGATCGGCCTGCTCGCCGTCGAGAGCGCCGCCGACCCCGTCCTGAACACCCCCTATCCGCTGGACCTGCTGGGCGCCCAGACCCAGGGCATGATCGGTTCCCTGCTGGCCCGCAGCCTGCACGACGCCCTGCCCGGTCGTCGGATCGTCGCCCTGGTCACCCACACCCTGGTCCGGACCGACGACCCGGCCTTCGAGCACCCCACGAAGTTCGTCGGCCAGGTGTACCCCTACGACATCGCGACGTCGCTCGCCCGTAGACGTGGCTGGCACGTCGCCGCCGACACCACCGGCTGGCGCCGTGTCGTCCCCTCACCGGCACCTGAACGGATCATCGAGACCCAGACCGTCCACGAACTCCTGGGCAGCGGCACCCTCGTCATCTGCGCCGGCGGCGGAGGCGTCCCCGTCACCGCCGACCGCGACACCGGCGCGCTGACCGGCGTGGAGGCCGTCGTCGACAAGGACCTCACCGCGGCGCTGCTCGCCGAGGACCTGGAGGCCGACTTCCTGCTCGTCCTCACCGACGTGCCCTGCGTCTACACCGGGTACCGCACCCCCGGGCAGCGGCCGCTCCTCGGCGCCACGCCCGCCGAGCTGCGCCGGGGCGGCTTCACCGACGGATCCATGGGGCCCAAGGCGGAGGCAGCCGCGCGCTTCGTCGAGCGCACAAGGGGGCTGGCCGCGATCGGCGCCCTGGACGCGGCGTACGAGATCGTCCACGGCAGGTCGGGCACCCTCGTCCGACCGGACCTGCCCGTCGCGTAA
- a CDS encoding pyridoxamine 5'-phosphate oxidase family protein, which yields MNPNDGFRELDREECLRLLSRVPIGRVVHTRHALPAVLPVNFSLDADFAVVMRTSADSELVAAIDGAVIAFEADEVDASARSGWSVVVTGRAAMVTDPDEHGRLTRTGPRSWVASPVEVFIRVEPELVTGRQLERGRSVYGLGLSSP from the coding sequence ATGAATCCCAACGACGGCTTCCGTGAACTCGACCGCGAGGAGTGCCTGCGTCTGTTGTCGCGGGTCCCGATAGGCCGCGTCGTCCACACGCGCCATGCCCTGCCCGCCGTTCTGCCGGTCAACTTCAGTCTGGACGCCGATTTCGCGGTGGTGATGCGGACTTCGGCCGACTCGGAACTGGTCGCCGCGATCGACGGTGCGGTGATCGCTTTCGAAGCGGACGAGGTGGATGCGTCAGCCCGTTCCGGCTGGAGCGTCGTGGTCACCGGACGCGCCGCGATGGTGACCGATCCAGACGAGCATGGCCGGCTCACCCGTACCGGCCCGCGCTCCTGGGTGGCCTCGCCCGTGGAGGTCTTCATCCGGGTCGAGCCCGAACTGGTGACCGGCCGTCAGCTGGAAAGGGGGCGCTCCGTCTACGGGCTGGGGCTGTCCTCGCCCTGA
- a CDS encoding pyridoxamine 5'-phosphate oxidase family protein, with protein sequence MSEQTSTHASSATADHASGDIGHRIARRREELGLTQEETASRAGTAPGYIRYLEEQCTAMPGMSVLIRLADVLETSVATLRGGEADLPPGIGKAAHHSELMELSAEECRARLSTHGVGRLATDTADGPLVVPLNYTVVDDAIAFRTAPGSAPAEVVGSDVAFEVDHIDEALSQGWSVLVRGRARAVTDADGVRRLEELAYSAPWAGGERSLWVCVDPAAVTGRRIDVP encoded by the coding sequence ATGTCGGAACAGACATCGACGCACGCGTCGTCCGCCACCGCGGACCACGCGTCGGGCGACATCGGGCACCGTATCGCCCGACGACGCGAGGAACTCGGCCTGACCCAGGAAGAGACCGCCTCCCGCGCGGGTACTGCTCCCGGATACATCAGGTACCTGGAGGAACAGTGCACCGCCATGCCAGGCATGAGCGTACTCATCCGCCTCGCCGACGTCCTAGAGACCAGCGTGGCGACCCTGCGCGGCGGCGAAGCCGACCTGCCACCAGGGATCGGCAAGGCCGCCCACCACTCCGAGCTGATGGAACTGAGCGCCGAAGAGTGCCGGGCACGGCTGTCGACACACGGTGTCGGAAGACTTGCGACGGACACTGCCGACGGACCGCTCGTCGTCCCCCTCAACTACACAGTCGTCGACGATGCGATCGCTTTCCGGACGGCACCAGGCTCGGCGCCCGCCGAAGTGGTCGGCAGCGACGTGGCGTTCGAGGTCGATCACATCGACGAAGCGCTCAGCCAGGGCTGGAGTGTCCTCGTACGCGGCCGCGCCCGGGCCGTGACGGACGCGGACGGCGTGCGACGTCTGGAGGAACTCGCGTACAGCGCTCCGTGGGCCGGTGGCGAACGATCCCTGTGGGTGTGCGTCGATCCGGCCGCCGTCACCGGGCGCCGGATCGACGTGCCCTGA
- a CDS encoding zinc-dependent alcohol dehydrogenase family protein, producing the protein MKALVFHGSGKSAWQDVADPAIQDATDAIVRVDAVTICGTDLHILKGDVPEVRPGTVLGHEAVGEIVEVGTDVSTVRPGDRVLVSCITACGRCRFCREEMYGQCRGGGGWILGHLINGTQAEYVRVPHADLSTHPLPGAVDSRDAVLLADIFPTAYEVGVLNGRVRPADTVVVVGAGPIGLAAITTARLFTPERIIAVDLAPARLDAAKHLGADAVAVAGEEAEQLVADLTEGLGADVVIEAVGVPASFETCTRMVRPGGHVANVGVHGKPATLHLEDLWTKNVTITTGLVDTYSTPTLLRMMAAGHLPTSSLVTHTFPLEAMEEAYDVFSRAADTGALKIVLGGPQHDALTVTTS; encoded by the coding sequence ATGAAAGCACTTGTGTTCCATGGTTCGGGAAAGTCCGCGTGGCAGGACGTCGCGGATCCCGCAATCCAGGACGCCACCGATGCGATCGTCCGCGTCGACGCGGTCACCATCTGCGGGACCGACCTGCACATCCTCAAGGGTGACGTACCGGAGGTCCGCCCCGGCACGGTGCTCGGACACGAGGCTGTCGGGGAGATCGTCGAGGTGGGCACCGACGTCAGCACGGTCCGCCCCGGCGACCGGGTCCTGGTGTCGTGCATCACGGCGTGCGGCCGCTGCCGCTTCTGCCGGGAGGAGATGTACGGACAGTGCCGCGGGGGCGGCGGCTGGATCCTCGGCCATCTGATCAACGGCACGCAGGCCGAATACGTCCGCGTACCGCACGCGGACCTGTCCACCCATCCGCTGCCCGGCGCGGTGGACAGCAGGGACGCCGTGCTGCTGGCCGACATCTTCCCCACCGCCTACGAGGTGGGTGTGCTGAACGGGCGGGTACGGCCCGCGGACACCGTGGTCGTGGTCGGAGCGGGACCCATCGGGCTCGCTGCTATCACCACTGCACGGCTCTTCACCCCCGAGAGGATCATTGCCGTGGACCTGGCCCCAGCACGGCTGGACGCCGCCAAGCACCTCGGCGCCGACGCCGTGGCCGTCGCGGGGGAGGAAGCCGAGCAACTGGTCGCCGACCTCACGGAAGGGCTGGGGGCGGATGTCGTCATCGAAGCGGTGGGGGTGCCGGCGAGTTTCGAGACATGCACACGCATGGTGCGGCCCGGTGGGCACGTGGCCAACGTCGGCGTGCACGGCAAGCCCGCGACACTTCACCTCGAAGACCTGTGGACCAAGAACGTGACGATCACCACCGGACTGGTGGACACGTACTCCACCCCCACCCTGCTGCGCATGATGGCAGCCGGACACCTGCCCACGTCGTCCCTGGTGACCCATACCTTCCCGTTGGAGGCGATGGAGGAGGCCTATGACGTCTTCTCGAGGGCCGCGGACACCGGCGCCCTCAAGATCGTGCTCGGCGGCCCGCAGCACGACGCCCTGACGGTCACGACATCCTGA
- a CDS encoding DUF4389 domain-containing protein — MWSLVKVPDNPVRVNARLDDPLSRWLWPAKWILAVPHYVLLFLLWIAFTVVSVIAFFAILLAERYPRTLFDFNLGVLRWTWRVAYYSYGALGTDRYPPFSLGEEPQYPARLDIAYPERLSRGLVLVKWWLLATPHYVVIGFFLGGPRLGVWYGGLIPVLTIIAAVTLAFTGRYPKDLYDLVLGLNRWALRVAAYATLMTDSYPPFRLDVGGSEPTHREDRS; from the coding sequence ATGTGGAGCCTGGTGAAGGTCCCGGACAACCCGGTCCGGGTGAACGCACGTCTGGACGATCCGCTGTCCCGGTGGCTGTGGCCGGCGAAGTGGATCCTCGCCGTCCCCCATTACGTACTCCTGTTCCTCCTCTGGATCGCGTTCACCGTGGTGAGCGTGATCGCGTTCTTCGCCATCCTGCTCGCCGAGCGCTATCCACGTACGCTGTTCGACTTCAACCTGGGGGTCCTGCGCTGGACCTGGCGGGTTGCCTACTACTCTTACGGCGCCCTGGGCACTGACCGATACCCGCCGTTCAGCCTGGGCGAGGAGCCTCAATACCCTGCCCGGTTGGACATCGCCTACCCTGAGCGGCTCTCCCGCGGCCTGGTGTTGGTGAAGTGGTGGCTCCTGGCAACCCCGCACTACGTCGTCATCGGCTTCTTCCTCGGGGGCCCACGGCTGGGTGTGTGGTACGGCGGGCTCATTCCGGTCCTCACGATCATCGCCGCCGTGACCCTGGCCTTCACGGGGAGATACCCGAAGGACCTGTACGACCTGGTCCTCGGCCTCAACCGGTGGGCCCTTCGCGTCGCGGCGTACGCCACCCTCATGACGGACAGCTATCCGCCCTTCCGA